The DNA sequence ATCGACATCGTGCAGAACGCCATCGATCTCGCGCACGCGCTCGGTGTCGAGCAGCCGAAGGTGGCGATCCTGTCGGCGATGGAGACGGTGAACCCGAAGCTCGACTCGACGGTGGAGGCGGCAGCGCTCTGCAAGATGGCAGACCGCGGACAGATCACCGGCGGCATCCTCGACGGCCCGCTCGCGCTGGACAACGCGATCAGCACTGAAGCCGCGCGCATCAAGGGCATCAGCAGTGCCGTCGCCGGCCAGGCCGACATCCTGGTGGTGCCCGACCTCGAAGCCGGCAACATGCTGGCGAAGAGCCTGTCGTTTCTCGCCGACGCCGATTCGGCGGGCATCGTGGTCGGGGCGCGCGTGCCGATCACCCTCACCAGCCGTGCCGACTCGGTGGAAAGCCGGCTCGCCTCGTGCGCGGTGGCAGCACTCGTCGTGCATCGCCGGCGCGAGCTTGCCGCCAAGGGGGAGATCAAATGAGCGACGCGATCCTGGTTCTCAACGCCGGATCGTCGAGCCTCAAGTTCACGGAGTTCCTGATCGCAGGCGGTGACGTCGAAGCCGTCGTCAGCGGCAACCTGGAGGAACTCTACGGCCACGCCCGCTTCCGCGCGAAGGACGCGGACGGCAAGGTCATCGGCGAACACGCCTGGGCCGAGGACGCCGCGCCGCAGCACACGGGCGCGCTGGAGTTTCTTTTCGGGTGGCTGCGCTCGCACGCTTCGGACACGAACGTGGTCGCGGTCGGCCACCGCGTGGTCCACGGCGGTAGCCGCTATGCGGCGCCGGTGCGCGTCGATGCGACGATCCTGAAGCAACTCGAGGAGTTCATTCCGCTGGCCCCCCTGCACCAGCCGCACAATCTGCTGCCGATCCGCGTCATCGCTGAGCGCCGACCGGAGCTGCCGCAGGTGGCCTGCTTCGACACCGCCTTCCACCAGACCGCGCCACCGCTGGCACAGGCCTTCGCGCTGCCGGCCTCGATCACCGATCGCGGGGTGCGCCGCTACGGCTTCCACGGTCTGTCCTACGAATACATCGCTTCCGTCTTGCCGCAACACGACCCGCGCGCGGCTGCCGGCAAGACGGTGGTGCTGCACCTCGGCAACGGCGCCAGCATGTGCGCAATGCAAAACTGCAAAAGCGTCGCGAGCACCATGGGATTCACGGCCGTGGATGGACTGCCGATGGGGACCCGCACCGGCAACCTCGATCCTGGAGTCGTCCTGTACTGCATGCAGGAGCTCAAGATGGACGCGGCCGCGATCGAGTCGCTGCTCTACAAGCAGTCCGGGCTGCTCGGGGTGTCCGGTGTCTCCAGTGACATGCGCGAGTTGGTCGAGAGCAGTGAGCCCAAGGCGAAACTCGCCATCGATCTCTTTGTCTACCGCATCGGCCGCGAGCTGGGGTCACTCGCAGCTGCCCTCGGTGGACTGGACGCGATCGTCTTCACTGCCGGCATCGGCGAGCACGCGGCGCCGATTCGAGAGGCGGTGTGCCGGCAGGCGGCGTGGCTGGGCCTGGAATTGGATGC is a window from the Betaproteobacteria bacterium genome containing:
- a CDS encoding acetate/propionate family kinase, translated to MSDAILVLNAGSSSLKFTEFLIAGGDVEAVVSGNLEELYGHARFRAKDADGKVIGEHAWAEDAAPQHTGALEFLFGWLRSHASDTNVVAVGHRVVHGGSRYAAPVRVDATILKQLEEFIPLAPLHQPHNLLPIRVIAERRPELPQVACFDTAFHQTAPPLAQAFALPASITDRGVRRYGFHGLSYEYIASVLPQHDPRAAAGKTVVLHLGNGASMCAMQNCKSVASTMGFTAVDGLPMGTRTGNLDPGVVLYCMQELKMDAAAIESLLYKQSGLLGVSGVSSDMRELVESSEPKAKLAIDLFVYRIGRELGSLAAALGGLDAIVFTAGIGEHAAPIREAVCRQAAWLGLELDAGANAGSGARCISTPASRVAAWVIPTNEELMIARHTWTLAK
- a CDS encoding phosphate acetyltransferase (catalyzes the formation of acetyl phosphate from acetyl-CoA and phosphate; can also act with other short-chain acyl-CoAs), with translation IDIVQNAIDLAHALGVEQPKVAILSAMETVNPKLDSTVEAAALCKMADRGQITGGILDGPLALDNAISTEAARIKGISSAVAGQADILVVPDLEAGNMLAKSLSFLADADSAGIVVGARVPITLTSRADSVESRLASCAVAALVVHRRRELAAKGEIK